The following are from one region of the Paenibacillus sp. JZ16 genome:
- a CDS encoding serine hydrolase domain-containing protein, giving the protein MGRALEQSLLDEWLERIANKKNVFSTVLCVEDQEQSLSLVSSGGAMKTEDRYFIASVTKLYVTAVILKLRAEQRIGLDDPIGQYLPEEIMAGLHRMENKDYSGEITVKQLMSNTSGIPDYFSGKVFSDLIAGHDQAWSLDKTLDEARRQQPKFKPGQRNKAQYSDTNYRLLGRMIENIKGEPIQNVFKEYIFDRLNLTQTYFFHDPEDTSPVPFYYKKKRLDLPLYMASIGAEGGIVSTARETMMFLRSFFNGELFPIGDLDELQRQWNFLWTPGSFFYGTGISRQPLSPFSLGRGLIGHWGQSGAFAFHHPESGLYFTGTVNQAVGQSAAVQVMTRIIRYYGREKKTLHLTQTPHKQKNAPPG; this is encoded by the coding sequence ATGGGAAGAGCCCTAGAGCAGTCGCTTCTGGATGAATGGTTGGAACGGATCGCCAATAAAAAGAATGTGTTTAGCACGGTTCTGTGCGTCGAGGACCAGGAACAATCCCTATCCCTTGTCAGCAGCGGCGGGGCAATGAAGACTGAAGACCGCTATTTCATTGCCAGCGTGACCAAATTATACGTGACAGCCGTAATCTTAAAATTACGAGCCGAGCAGCGGATTGGGCTCGATGATCCGATCGGCCAGTACCTCCCCGAAGAGATCATGGCGGGACTGCATAGGATGGAGAACAAGGATTACTCTGGAGAAATCACCGTCAAACAGTTAATGTCCAATACGTCTGGCATTCCGGACTATTTTTCTGGAAAGGTCTTCTCCGACCTCATCGCCGGGCATGATCAGGCTTGGAGTCTGGACAAAACATTGGATGAGGCTAGACGGCAACAGCCCAAATTCAAACCAGGCCAGAGAAATAAAGCCCAATATTCCGACACTAATTACCGGCTGCTTGGCCGAATGATCGAGAATATCAAGGGCGAACCCATTCAGAACGTATTCAAGGAGTATATTTTCGACAGGCTGAATCTGACACAGACGTATTTTTTTCATGATCCCGAGGATACAAGCCCCGTTCCTTTCTATTATAAGAAAAAACGTTTGGACCTTCCTCTGTATATGGCGTCAATCGGAGCGGAAGGCGGCATCGTCTCAACGGCAAGGGAAACGATGATGTTCCTGCGCTCCTTTTTTAACGGGGAACTGTTTCCGATAGGTGATCTGGATGAACTCCAGAGACAATGGAATTTTCTCTGGACACCGGGCTCCTTTTTCTATGGCACCGGCATTTCAAGACAGCCGCTATCTCCATTCAGCCTCGGACGGGGACTCATTGGTCACTGGGGTCAATCCGGCGCATTTGCCTTCCATCATCCTGAATCAGGACTCTATTTCACCGGAACCGTGAACCAGGCTGTCGGTCAATCCGCGGCTGTGCAGGTGATGACAAGAATCATACGTTATTATGGGCGGGAGAAGAAGACGCTTCACTTGACACAGACACCCCATAAACAAAAAAATGCTCCACCCGGTTAA
- a CDS encoding YitT family protein — MSSDVKILAQVKAEQQKPENPKAGSTTLKLLRRLVFLTFGAVLMAVGLEIFLVPNKIIDGGITGISIMVSHITDFPLGIFLTLFNLPFLFMGYKQIGKTFALSTLFAVVVMSIGTYFLHPVDPITIDPLLAAVFGGVLLGIGVGLVIRSGGSLDGTEIVAILINKKTPFSVGEIVMFINVFILGSAGFIFGWDHAMYSLIAYYLAFKLIDITIEGIDQSKSVWIISDKHKEIGDALTQRLGRGVTYLDGEGAYSGDSKKVIFVVITRLEEAKLKSIVEDWDSQAFVAIGNIHDVKGGRFKKKAIH, encoded by the coding sequence ATGTCAAGTGATGTGAAGATTCTTGCACAAGTGAAAGCGGAGCAGCAGAAGCCGGAGAATCCCAAAGCAGGCTCAACCACCTTGAAGCTTCTCCGTCGTCTGGTGTTCTTAACTTTCGGTGCGGTACTAATGGCAGTAGGGCTGGAGATCTTTCTGGTGCCCAACAAAATTATTGACGGGGGCATTACCGGGATATCCATTATGGTTTCCCATATCACGGATTTTCCGCTCGGTATATTTCTGACCTTATTCAACCTTCCATTTTTGTTTATGGGATATAAACAGATCGGGAAAACTTTTGCATTATCCACGCTGTTCGCTGTAGTGGTCATGTCCATTGGAACTTATTTTCTGCATCCCGTCGATCCGATTACCATCGATCCGCTGCTAGCGGCCGTGTTCGGCGGCGTTCTGCTGGGGATCGGGGTTGGTCTTGTAATCCGGTCCGGCGGCTCCTTGGACGGCACGGAAATCGTAGCCATTCTGATCAACAAGAAGACACCGTTCTCTGTCGGTGAAATCGTGATGTTCATTAACGTATTTATTCTGGGCAGCGCAGGATTTATTTTCGGTTGGGATCATGCCATGTACTCGCTCATTGCTTATTACCTGGCGTTTAAACTGATTGACATTACAATCGAAGGCATCGATCAATCCAAATCGGTATGGATAATCAGTGATAAGCATAAGGAGATCGGTGATGCGTTAACCCAACGTTTGGGACGCGGCGTAACCTATCTGGATGGAGAGGGTGCTTATTCCGGGGACAGCAAGAAGGTTATCTTTGTTGTCATCACCCGTTTGGAAGAAGCGAAACTCAAATCCATCGTGGAGGATTGGGATTCCCAGGCTTTTGTTGCCATCGGAAACATCCATGATGTGAAGGGCGGCCGCTTTAAGAAGAAGGCCATACATTAA
- the cls gene encoding cardiolipin synthase, protein MVWLLVALITFILQMVAVLLLEFRNPSKAVAWLFILFCLPLIGFVLYFFVARDYQKRLKIRKRGSRLFQELRGHLWDRAAVVWNKEGMNNAEFHHNDRLFNLLNHLSESPITGCNQSRVLTDGEETYDAMLRAMEQAKDHIHVEFYIFRHDRIGTKFQEVMIRKAQEGVKVRLVCDGLGSYKLKKTFIRRFKESGVEFYFFLPAMVSMFSRRINYRNHRKIVVVDGIIGFLGGINVGDDYLGEYPKMGYWRDTHLEVKGDAVYFLQNVFLHDWKLASGERIADFGLFPEHQCTGDEQVQILSSGPDLNWNAIQEMCFGAISVAKERIWITTPYFIPDEGIYEALKTAAVSGVDVRIIIPDRADSRFVKMASLSYVEELLAAGVTFYEYEKGFIHAKVLIVDELLGSVGTANMDMRSFFCNFELTAVLFDQLPIERLVADFKEDLKQSRLIDAEVFRQRGRWQKAAEILCRMLSPLL, encoded by the coding sequence ATGGTGTGGCTTCTGGTTGCACTTATTACTTTTATTTTGCAGATGGTTGCAGTGCTGTTGCTGGAGTTTCGGAATCCGTCCAAGGCCGTGGCCTGGCTGTTTATTTTATTTTGCCTCCCATTGATCGGGTTTGTACTCTATTTCTTTGTGGCTAGGGACTATCAGAAGCGGTTGAAGATTCGCAAGCGGGGCTCCAGACTGTTTCAGGAGCTTAGGGGACACCTGTGGGATCGGGCCGCCGTTGTTTGGAACAAGGAAGGCATGAACAATGCTGAATTTCATCATAATGACCGTTTGTTCAATCTGCTCAATCACTTGTCGGAGAGTCCGATTACAGGCTGTAATCAGAGCCGCGTGTTGACGGATGGAGAAGAGACTTACGATGCCATGCTGCGTGCTATGGAACAGGCCAAAGACCACATCCATGTGGAGTTCTATATCTTTCGTCATGACCGGATCGGCACGAAGTTTCAGGAGGTCATGATCCGAAAGGCGCAAGAAGGCGTCAAGGTACGCCTGGTTTGTGACGGGCTTGGCAGTTATAAACTCAAGAAAACGTTCATTCGGCGGTTCAAGGAATCGGGAGTGGAGTTCTATTTCTTCCTGCCCGCCATGGTTTCGATGTTCAGCCGCAGAATCAATTACCGGAATCACCGTAAAATCGTCGTGGTGGACGGCATAATCGGTTTTCTTGGCGGGATTAACGTCGGGGACGACTATTTGGGCGAATATCCGAAAATGGGCTACTGGCGCGACACGCATCTGGAAGTAAAGGGAGATGCGGTTTACTTCCTGCAAAATGTGTTTCTGCATGATTGGAAGCTCGCATCCGGAGAGCGCATTGCGGATTTCGGGCTGTTCCCGGAGCATCAATGCACCGGGGATGAGCAAGTGCAAATATTGAGCAGCGGACCGGATCTGAACTGGAATGCCATCCAGGAGATGTGCTTTGGGGCAATATCCGTAGCCAAAGAACGAATATGGATCACCACGCCTTATTTCATACCGGATGAAGGAATATATGAGGCGCTGAAGACGGCGGCGGTGAGCGGTGTGGATGTGCGAATCATTATTCCCGATCGTGCCGATTCCCGTTTTGTGAAAATGGCGAGCTTGTCCTATGTGGAAGAGCTGCTGGCAGCGGGAGTTACCTTCTACGAGTATGAAAAAGGATTCATCCATGCCAAGGTGCTCATTGTGGACGAGCTTCTCGGCTCGGTCGGTACGGCGAATATGGATATGCGGAGTTTTTTCTGTAATTTCGAGCTGACCGCCGTACTGTTTGATCAGCTGCCCATCGAACGGTTGGTTGCGGATTTTAAGGAGGATCTCAAACAGAGCAGGCTTATCGATGCGGAGGTGTTCCGTCAGCGCGGAAGATGGCAGAAAGCTGCCGAAATATTATGCAGGATGCTGTCTCCCTTACTTTAG
- a CDS encoding M23 family metallopeptidase, with amino-acid sequence MKTTHRKQRLTLLVLRDAQHSVKQIHLSKPLMIAVPAAAILSIAGLIVSLQIQSAQTISGLEQQLMLKNLEALKMEVTVTDKEEAIERLNKAIIQLSGEAEQTKVQMERVQQLEQELQQFIQKHGSLSGQTSSITDEDKQHVGGEFIAVHENGMLSLAKETQDDFEEIQQLISRMEQHIPRTLDQAQETQEKREGTPSLWPTTSKRLTSNFGYRSDPFTGRSAYHAGIDIAGKTGDPIYAAGAGEVTAAERGGARGLYIVVKHPNGLETWYMHLDSLDVSVGDHVDQGDTIGKLGSSGRSTGPHLHFQVVKNNQTIDPLPYLQ; translated from the coding sequence ATGAAAACCACACACCGTAAACAACGCTTAACCTTGCTGGTGCTTCGGGATGCCCAGCATTCAGTCAAACAGATCCATCTGTCCAAGCCTCTAATGATAGCGGTGCCCGCGGCCGCTATTTTGTCCATCGCCGGACTGATCGTTTCCCTGCAGATCCAGTCGGCCCAGACGATCTCGGGGCTGGAGCAGCAGCTGATGCTCAAAAACCTGGAAGCCTTAAAGATGGAAGTAACGGTTACCGACAAGGAAGAAGCCATAGAACGTCTAAACAAAGCCATCATTCAGCTGTCGGGCGAAGCAGAGCAAACGAAGGTCCAGATGGAGCGCGTTCAGCAGCTGGAGCAGGAGCTTCAGCAGTTTATTCAGAAGCACGGCAGCTTGTCAGGACAGACCTCCTCCATCACAGATGAGGATAAGCAGCATGTCGGAGGGGAATTCATTGCCGTTCATGAGAATGGAATGTTAAGTCTCGCGAAGGAGACTCAGGATGATTTTGAGGAGATTCAGCAGTTGATTTCTCGCATGGAGCAGCATATTCCGCGTACGCTGGATCAGGCTCAGGAAACCCAGGAGAAACGTGAAGGCACACCTTCTCTATGGCCGACCACCTCTAAGCGGCTGACATCGAATTTCGGTTATCGGAGCGATCCTTTTACCGGGCGTTCGGCCTATCATGCCGGCATCGATATTGCCGGTAAAACCGGCGATCCGATCTATGCCGCCGGTGCCGGTGAGGTGACGGCAGCGGAACGCGGCGGAGCTCGAGGGCTTTATATCGTCGTCAAACACCCGAATGGGCTGGAGACCTGGTACATGCATCTGGACAGTCTGGACGTGTCGGTAGGCGATCATGTCGATCAAGGTGATACCATCGGCAAGCTGGGTTCCTCCGGGCGAAGCACAGGCCCTCATCTTCATTTTCAGGTCGTCAAAAACAACCAGACGATTGACCCGTTGCCTTATCTGCAGTAA
- a CDS encoding bactofilin family protein, which produces MKKKNKNKRASERTDTLIGPGSEVEGVLQCEENLRIDGRFNGSIESQGCVTIGEEAIARSNISAREVIVAGKVYGDVTAENKLTITPTGQMYGDVYAASLIVMEGGLLNGASRMDHPTSNQDAAESTDTTLPLQRSEAG; this is translated from the coding sequence ATGAAAAAGAAAAACAAGAACAAGCGGGCTTCAGAGCGAACGGATACGCTGATTGGGCCGGGAAGCGAAGTGGAAGGTGTGCTTCAATGCGAAGAAAACCTGCGGATTGATGGCCGCTTTAACGGCTCCATCGAAAGCCAAGGCTGTGTCACGATCGGCGAAGAAGCCATTGCACGCTCCAATATCTCCGCTCGGGAGGTCATCGTGGCCGGCAAGGTGTATGGCGATGTAACGGCAGAAAACAAACTGACCATTACGCCTACGGGACAAATGTACGGGGATGTTTACGCCGCTTCCCTGATCGTTATGGAAGGCGGACTCCTGAATGGAGCAAGCCGGATGGACCATCCAACCTCCAATCAAGATGCTGCGGAGTCAACGGACACCACACTGCCGCTTCAGCGTTCGGAAGCAGGTTAA
- a CDS encoding ABC transporter permease: MNNFTRLVANENMKIYYRVRTWVMLAILLLFNVAMPAMLYFTNAPMDVWTVFTWTESFTIYLSTIFTVIIAADIVAGEFAGGTIKLLLIRPWSRGKILLSKFTALLLFGLLCAGITAVVGIAMSLLLFSGNTGWSGGFEGSSMNNSLLLLLTDTTQALVISLIAFMLSTVFRSGGLAIGLSLLVLFTKDIFGFIFNPERFAWAKYLLFLHTDLSGYIQSPVGPGGVGLGFSITILVVYSLLFMLISWLAFTRRDVAA; the protein is encoded by the coding sequence TTGAATAACTTTACCCGTCTTGTAGCCAATGAGAATATGAAAATTTACTATCGCGTACGGACATGGGTCATGCTGGCGATTCTTCTCTTGTTTAATGTGGCCATGCCTGCCATGCTGTACTTTACGAATGCGCCAATGGATGTCTGGACCGTATTCACATGGACGGAGAGTTTCACCATCTACCTGAGTACGATCTTCACGGTGATCATCGCAGCGGATATCGTGGCAGGGGAGTTTGCCGGAGGGACCATCAAATTGCTGCTGATTCGGCCGTGGAGCCGAGGGAAGATTCTGTTGTCCAAATTCACCGCTCTGCTTCTATTCGGTCTGCTCTGTGCAGGAATCACGGCTGTGGTAGGGATCGCTATGTCGCTGCTGTTATTCTCCGGAAATACCGGATGGTCGGGCGGATTCGAGGGATCTTCGATGAACAATTCGCTGCTTCTCCTGCTGACCGATACGACCCAGGCGCTGGTCATCTCGCTGATTGCGTTTATGCTTTCTACGGTGTTTCGTTCTGGCGGTTTGGCGATTGGCTTATCGCTGCTGGTTCTGTTCACCAAGGATATTTTCGGCTTTATCTTTAATCCGGAGCGGTTTGCATGGGCGAAGTACTTACTCTTTCTCCACACCGACCTGAGCGGTTACATTCAGTCGCCGGTCGGACCGGGGGGAGTTGGGCTCGGTTTCTCCATCACGATTCTGGTTGTTTATAGCCTGTTGTTCATGCTCATCTCTTGGTTGGCCTTTACGAGGAGAGACGTTGCAGCTTAA
- a CDS encoding ABC transporter ATP-binding protein, whose protein sequence is MKQEPLVRLLGVTKKISSKVLVDNVTLDIPSGQIFGFLGPNGAGKTTTIRMMVGLMSITQGDITIGGYSIRNNYEQAAAQIGAIVENPEMYKFLSGYNNLKHYARMMQGITKERIEEVVELVGLGNRIHEKVQTYSLGMRQRLGVAQALLHRPKLLILDEPTNGLDPQGIRELRDYLRRLTQEEGTTVFVSSHLLSEMELMCDTVGIIRHGKLIDIRQLRTAEGERVFEETAFTVNDAEAAAALLQEFQASARDHRIIVRGDENMIADINATLVGAGIRVYAIQPVTRSLEDQFLEMTGGGFVVE, encoded by the coding sequence ATGAAGCAGGAACCGCTGGTAAGACTGCTCGGGGTTACGAAGAAAATCTCGTCCAAGGTTTTGGTGGATAATGTGACTTTAGATATTCCATCTGGACAAATCTTCGGGTTTCTTGGACCGAACGGGGCTGGCAAGACAACGACCATTCGGATGATGGTCGGGCTGATGTCTATTACTCAAGGGGATATTACCATCGGGGGTTACAGCATACGGAACAATTATGAGCAGGCAGCCGCCCAGATTGGCGCGATTGTCGAGAACCCGGAGATGTATAAATTTTTGTCTGGTTATAACAACCTGAAGCATTATGCGCGCATGATGCAGGGCATTACCAAGGAGCGTATCGAAGAGGTAGTGGAACTCGTAGGGCTAGGGAATCGGATTCATGAGAAAGTGCAGACCTATTCGCTGGGGATGCGTCAACGACTCGGCGTGGCGCAGGCACTGCTGCACCGGCCGAAGCTTCTGATCCTGGACGAGCCTACGAATGGCTTGGACCCGCAGGGCATTCGGGAGCTGCGAGATTATTTGCGCAGATTGACGCAGGAGGAAGGGACGACCGTATTTGTCTCCAGTCATTTGCTGTCCGAGATGGAGCTGATGTGTGATACCGTTGGCATTATACGTCACGGCAAGCTGATTGATATCCGGCAGCTGCGGACGGCTGAGGGAGAGCGTGTGTTTGAAGAGACGGCATTTACCGTCAATGACGCGGAAGCAGCGGCGGCGCTGCTCCAAGAATTTCAAGCGTCGGCCCGCGATCACCGAATCATTGTCCGCGGTGACGAGAATATGATTGCGGATATCAACGCGACATTGGTCGGAGCCGGCATACGGGTCTATGCCATACAGCCGGTGACCCGGTCCCTTGAGGATCAATTCTTGGAAATGACGGGAGGGGGATTCGTTGTTGAATAA
- a CDS encoding LCP family glycopolymer transferase — protein MKMTRKWVLWLLAILILLPSAYLLYTYQSIKSTAVRIYEEREPSPVVPTFVHDRTTIQVGEKNMKDADPFTVLVLGVDQRPYDRGRSDVMILMAVNPAKGSVLIFNIPRDTRTDIVGHGTVDKINHAYAFGGVEMSISSVENFLQFPIDYYIKVDMEGFSSIVDSLGGVTVDNHMRFEYAGYDFDQGKLNLNGEEALAFSRMRFEDPKGDLGRNARQREVLKGILNKLIRISTVFKLESLLDNIGNSVKTDISFEEMKMFVTEYRQKLKKVEQVEIAGHGQKMNGIWYYIVGDQEREKITSTLQAYME, from the coding sequence ATGAAAATGACAAGGAAATGGGTCCTGTGGCTGCTGGCTATTCTTATACTGCTGCCTTCAGCTTATCTTCTGTATACGTATCAATCCATTAAGTCGACAGCAGTTCGGATTTACGAAGAGCGGGAGCCCTCGCCTGTAGTTCCAACATTCGTACATGACCGGACGACTATTCAGGTCGGAGAGAAAAACATGAAGGACGCTGATCCATTTACTGTTCTGGTTTTGGGTGTAGACCAAAGGCCCTATGATCGTGGACGATCCGACGTCATGATATTAATGGCAGTAAACCCTGCAAAGGGGTCAGTACTTATTTTTAATATTCCACGTGATACCAGGACTGATATCGTAGGACATGGAACGGTGGATAAAATTAACCATGCCTATGCCTTTGGGGGCGTTGAGATGTCGATCAGCAGCGTGGAGAATTTTTTGCAATTCCCTATCGATTACTACATTAAAGTGGACATGGAGGGCTTCTCCAGCATTGTAGATTCATTGGGTGGAGTTACCGTGGATAACCATATGCGGTTCGAATATGCGGGCTATGACTTTGATCAGGGGAAGTTGAACTTAAACGGTGAGGAAGCATTGGCATTCTCGCGTATGCGGTTTGAAGATCCTAAAGGGGATTTAGGCAGGAATGCAAGGCAGCGGGAGGTTCTGAAGGGGATCTTAAATAAGTTGATAAGGATTTCGACGGTCTTTAAACTGGAATCACTTCTGGATAACATTGGGAACAGCGTCAAAACGGATATTTCGTTTGAAGAGATGAAGATGTTTGTAACAGAGTACCGTCAAAAACTGAAAAAGGTTGAGCAGGTTGAAATCGCAGGCCATGGACAAAAAATGAATGGAATTTGGTATTATATCGTCGGTGATCAAGAACGAGAAAAGATAACGTCTACGTTACAAGCGTATATGGAATGA
- a CDS encoding helix-turn-helix domain-containing protein, whose amino-acid sequence MNYGERISELREQHGWTQEELATSVGITRAALSHYEKNRRKPDFETLTRLADLFDVSIDYLIGRTTQEKTVLDAEVRSFVDGLELSDEDLLERFNLTVDGRKLTEDEAKRFIAFVRMERAMK is encoded by the coding sequence GTGAACTACGGAGAACGAATATCAGAATTACGTGAACAGCATGGTTGGACTCAGGAAGAACTCGCTACCTCTGTCGGTATTACACGTGCTGCACTATCCCATTATGAAAAAAATCGGCGCAAGCCTGATTTCGAAACATTGACCCGCCTGGCAGATCTGTTTGACGTATCCATAGATTATCTGATCGGGAGAACGACACAGGAAAAAACGGTGCTAGATGCGGAGGTTCGATCATTTGTGGACGGACTTGAACTATCCGATGAGGATTTATTGGAACGCTTTAACCTTACGGTGGACGGTCGTAAGCTAACCGAAGATGAAGCCAAGCGATTCATTGCATTTGTTCGCATGGAACGAGCCATGAAATAA